One Thermoplasma volcanium GSS1 genomic window carries:
- a CDS encoding nucleotide exchange factor GrpE → MYSPSSSNYIKDPISTEIIKSKTRNLKKRAEEAILYRSIAEQSSRKLAEISEAYKHKLADMENYLKIKDRETEIIRKNANESLIKDFLPVIDSMDAAIQAEKDNNLIRIRDQMLSILSKYGLQPIKAEGEKFDPYLHEAIGMTQDGEDGKIKYEVQRGYTLNNSVLRTSKVIVVKR, encoded by the coding sequence ATGTATTCACCTTCGTCATCAAATTACATTAAGGATCCTATAAGCACTGAAATAATAAAGTCAAAGACAAGAAATCTGAAGAAGAGAGCTGAAGAAGCCATACTTTACCGTAGCATTGCTGAACAGTCCAGCAGAAAATTAGCTGAGATTTCAGAAGCATATAAACATAAGCTCGCCGATATGGAGAATTATCTTAAAATAAAAGACAGGGAAACTGAAATTATCAGAAAAAATGCCAATGAGAGTCTTATTAAGGACTTTCTCCCAGTGATAGATTCAATGGATGCTGCGATCCAAGCAGAAAAAGATAACAACCTAATCAGAATAAGGGATCAGATGCTCAGTATACTCTCAAAATATGGTCTCCAACCCATAAAAGCCGAGGGAGAAAAATTTGATCCCTACCTGCATGAAGCTATCGGAATGACTCAGGATGGCGAAGATGGCAAAATCAAATACGAAGTTCAAAGGGGTTATACCCTTAATAACAGTGTATTGAGGACATCTAAGGTAATTGTTGTTAAAAGGTGA